A window of the Plasmodium vivax chromosome 12, whole genome shotgun sequence genome harbors these coding sequences:
- a CDS encoding hypothetical protein, conserved (encoded by transcript PVX_082535A; Apicoplast targeted protein. Curated by Stuart Ralph, Walter and Eliza Hall Institute of Medical Research, Australia.): MIEQVRNNARIVPLAICLLFLPLQFSKKWNGFPSVHLFSFLLGIMLNGMLQIKIDDRKYVDWVVQRVLSYSLCISLMMTFSCMKKKAIVCERPEGETACTEEERKKKKSVYHLLIRSRVAPFGIAFMFGAVGTLIGGVTSYHLTKRFFHKDDAKGSEESLRKSTSCFVATYIGGYINFVEVADLLAVDTLERNGMFILDDLFTNLFLVTLPLWKNVVFFFSVRGEEPASLNNSECVSKQNGSATKLSHEEREVKGKEEITHLLCDSPRYASYGSFANDEEWILHLGEEHQVKRHQEHFLPPLVCKCLCDYLSVLLIIGLSMKVLSDYEAIYQFVTCYISADKFKTYILVALTFGYLFCLDCIAHVIGSWIRRRTKRAANFFTHIYFRATEYYSTVLHLLTVYYLSLSGMSIDVSVLYSTVKPLTMLVVCLLATHLICVFFLSHMFNVFTKWSRLALHVEEVLLAINANVGGPSTAALMSDVLGRPDLAFAATFWGVFGYFLGTHAAMGVYALL; the protein is encoded by the coding sequence ATGATTGAACAGGTGAGGAACAACGCACGCATTGTCCCCCTCGCGATTTGCCTGCTCTTTTTGCCACTTCAgtttagcaaaaaatggaatggcTTCCCAAGTGTGCATTTGTTCAGCTTCCTTCTGGGCATAATGCTCAACGGAATGctccaaataaaaattgacgACAGAAAGTATGTAGACTGGGTTGTGCAGCGGGTACTGTCTTACTCGCTATGCATATCCCTCATGATGACTTTTTcgtgtatgaaaaaaaaggcaattgTGTGTGAGCGGCCAGAAGGCGAAACAGCTTGCACAgaggaggaaagaaagaaaaaaaaatccgtgTACCATTTACTAATTCGCAGCAGGGTTGCGCCGTTTGGAATCGCTTTTATGTTCGGCGCTGTGGGGACACTCATCGGAGGAGTCACTTCCTACCACTTAACGAAAAGGTTCTTTCATAAAGATGACGCAAAGGGGAGTGAAGAAAGTTTGAGGAAAAGCACCAGCTGCTTCGTTGCGACGTACATCGGTGGCTACATAAATTTTGTGGAAGTCGCTGACCTGTTAGCGGTAGACACTTTGGAAAGAAACGGCATGTTCATATTAGACGATTTGTTTACCAATCTGTTCCTTGTCACTTTGCCCTTATGGAaaaatgttgttttttttttctctgtcCGCGGGGAGGAACCGGCGTCGCTCAATAACAGTGAATGTGTCTcgaaacaaaatggaagtgcAACGAAGCTATCACATGAAGAGAGGGAGGTAAAGggtaaagaagaaataacACACCTCCTGTGTGATTCGCCAAGGTATGCATCATACGGGTCGTTCGCAAATGATGAGGAGTGGATATTACACCTAGGGGAGGAGCACCAAGTGAAGCGCCATCAGGAGCACTTCTTACCCCCATTGGTGTGCAAATGCCTATGTGACTACCTATCCGTGCTGCTCATAATAGGACTGAGCATGAAAGTGCTGAGCGACTATGAGGCCATCTATCAGTTTGTCACATGCTATATCTCGGCCGACAAATTCAAAACGTACATTTTAGTTGCGCTTACCTTTGGCTATTTATTCTGCCTGGACTGCATTGCACACGTTATTGGCAGTTGGATAAGGAGACGCACAAAGAGAGcagcaaattttttcacacatatttatttcaGGGCCACAGAGTACTACTCAACCGTTCTGCACCTTTTAACAGTTTATTATTTATCCCTTTCGGGGATGTCCATCGATGTGAGCGTTTTGTATAGCACTGTAAAACCGCTGACCATGTTGGTGGTATGCCTACTGGCGACTCATTtaatttgtgtttttttcctttcgcaCATGTTTAACGTGTTTACCAAGTGGTCTCGCCTGGCTTTACATGTGGAAGAAGTTTTGCTAGCCATCAATGCAAATGTCGGGGGGCCCAGCACTGCTGCGCTCATGTCCGATGTGCTGGGCAGACCTGATTTGGCCTTTGCCGCGACCTTCTGGGGCGTCTTTGGCTACTTCCTTGGCACGCACGCGGCGATGGGTGTGTACGCACTTTTGTGA
- a CDS encoding hypothetical protein, conserved (encoded by transcript PVX_082540A): protein MRKKKKSSEGKVWTDALNNLEEVHQNKYSLTEDTLHERSRPEPEIIEHILEELENKIRFYFKLYQMEKEKRANCERKNHDLHAELNETYTTLQKNQLYTDKLESKLQNIKENQSSLIDTVRRIDLLYIQLDTLVQSFSGVCTQVAAELSTYGVSTNSQRNTLKTLLDYIYPCRTLDPRINSLYGVLYYGSIGLLKDGKFVCPPIPPIPPVVPSESDGWLPPSRYAPHNEVISTASPERSSRSHLGDPPGRSFSDSVRRSGSAFNGGSSKENYADDALFSKYVEAEQSKQVRSESDAQRTSYNQVIPQDLHGFCIKIGFLEISYKRENARIICVVRYDSETSTSAIQNTKRVTKPREMNGRANGGKCIFDIDYAINLTSLPGRNAGEDIPKFMIDVHDVNGKALIGTSMCSFVSEKTLVRDASWDIYSRVSNGKPEVIGKMHVSVLASPQSALLPAEMLSRAKQQSALPPAGDDRRMESTAKVAFQKSALLSKAIEERDPSTGKPHAQPHKQSLGKPHVQPQGQPQEQPHVKPLPHSSPGKGASLVQRGKKVTFKPYASKNGDSTDATKSSPALKEASKRISLNRSGGDSGGDSGDKSAGSGDSGNSGTLSLVQSRIKNLAKRFESRNGASGGSEEDGSSGAATPVGGKAGKLGGPLKKGLPLSSSKGVSAPEAKKGEQTEGKKGGPPVGQPGDQTEGQKVGHKAGQTEGQTEGPKAGQTANTKDALEKGPAGLKKSPPLVKDGVMKIKLPLPGKKDLAKKAGPEGLAKGEAAPPAKGDPADAAKNESDPKDNSSSGSSSNNVASKTVKPLLKIKVEPKKENLNKLFKKLSPKTPLASKEQDGKGSDAATALGKNGLKDTPGGTKKLPPPPLSKKTVVKKGSIDSDAAKKETPSEKQTGTTAPAATVSAPPADVKATPPSDAQAAPPKAEAEPTNVEKRLEKKISIKNKMLALLKIKPADPSAILKKPLPKAVSAAPAEVESQFSTEGPDLKNLLEKAKKNAIFIDKNKVNVKLSKKVEVKREIKKFVPKLKNFE from the exons atgagaaagaaaaaaaaaagctccGAGGGGAAGGTGTGGACGGACGCGTTGAACAACCTGGAGGAGGTGCATCAAAATAAGTACAGCCTGACGGAGGATACTCTTCATGAAAGATCTCGACCCGAACCCGAAATCATTGAACACATATTAGAAGAActagaaaacaaaattagaTTCTATTTCAAGTTGTACCAaatggagaaggaaaaaagagccAACTGTGAGAGGAAGAATCACGACTTGCATGCAGAGCTGAACGAGACATACACCACATTGCAGAAGAACCAGCTCTACACAGATAAGTTAGAAAGTAAGTTGCAAAACATTAAAGAGAATCAAAGCTCGTTGATAGACACGGTGAGACGTATTGACCTTTTATACATCCAGCTGGACACCCTAGTTCAGTCGTTCTCTGGGGTCTGCACACAAGTAGCTGCGGAGCTGAGCACCTACGGGGTTAGCACGAACAGTCAGAGGAACACCTTGAAGACTCTGCTAGATTATATCTACCCCTGTAGGACCCTTGACCCTCGTATTAATTCACTTTACGGGGTGTTGTATTATGGGTCTATTGGGTTACTGAAAGATGGGAAGTTTGTTTGTCCTCCCATTCCTCCTATCCCTCCAGTGGTGCCATCTGAATCGGATGGGTGGTTACCTCCCTCGAGGTACGCCCCTCACAATGAAGTTATCTCGACTGCTTCTCCCGAACGGAGTAGTCGTAGCCACCTGGGAGACCCCCCTGGGAGAAGCTTCTCAGACTCCGTGAGGCGAAGCGGAAGCGCCTTCAACGGGGGGAGCTCCAAGGAGAACTACGCAGATGACGCGCTCTTCTCCAAATACGTGGAGGCAGAACAGAGCAAACAGGTGCGAAGCGAGAGTGATGCGCAAAGGACAAGTTACAATCAAGTTATCCCCCAGGACTTACACGGGTTCTGCATCAAAATAGGGTTTTTAGAAATTAGCTACAAGAGGGAGAACGCCAGGATTATCTGCGTCGTCCGGTACGACAGTGAGACCAGCACCTCCGCCATTCAGAACACCAAGAGGGTGACCAAGCCCAGGGAAATGAACGGCCGTGCCAATGGAGGCAAATGCATTTTTGACATTGACTATGCAATTAATTTAACCTCCCTGCCTGGAAGAAACGCGGGAGAGGACATCCCCAAATTTATGATTGATGTGCACGATGTTAATGGAAAGGCACTTATCGGCACATCTATGTGTTCTTTCGTTAGTGAGAAAACGCTAGTGAGAGACGCGTCGTGGGATATCTACTCCAGGGTTTCAAATGGCAAGCCCGAGGTAATAGGAAAAATGCATGTGTCTGTGCTTGCTTCTCCGCAGAGTGCCCTCCTCCCAGCGGAGATGCTCAGCAGGGCGAAGCAGCAGTCGGCGTTGCCTCCAGCCGGAGACGACCGCAGGATGGAGAGCACCGCCAAGGTGGCCTTTCAGAAGAGCGCCCTTCTGAGCAAGGCCATCGAGGAGAGGGACCCGTCAACGGGGAAGCCTCACGCGCAGCCTCACAAGCAGTCGTTGGGGAAGCCTCACGTGCAACCGCAGGGACAGCCGCAGGAGCAGCCCCACGTGAAGCCGCTTCCCCATAGCAGCCCTGGGAAGGGGGCGAGCCTCGTCCAGAGGGGAAAGAAGGTCACCTTCAAGCCGTACGCCTCGAAGAACGGAGACTCGACGGACGCCACCAAGTCCAGCCCCGCTTTGAAGGAGGCCTCCAAACGGATAAGTCTCAATCGCAGCGGTGGAGATAGCGGCGGGGATAGCGGCGACAAGAGTGCAGGCAGCGGAGATAGCGGAAACAGCGGCACCCTGTCCCTAGTTCAGAGCAGAATAAAAAATCTGGCGAAGCGGTTCGAGTCGAGGAATGGCGCGTCCGGGGGGAGTGAGGAGGACGGCAGCAGTGGTGCCGCCACCCCCGTTGGGGGGAAGGCTGGCAAGCTGGGGGGTCCCTTGAAGAAAGGCCTCCCCCTCTCGAGCAGCAAGGGAGTTAGCGCCCCcgaggcgaaaaaaggggagcaaacggaagggaaaaaaggaggaccACCTGTAGGGCAACCAGGAGACCAAACGGAAGGGCAAAAGGTAGGACATAAGGCAGGCCAAACGGAAGGGCAAACGGAAGGGCCAAAGGCAGGCCAGACAGCAAACACAAAAGACGCGTTAGAGAAGGGCCCAGCCGGCTTGAAGAAGAGCCCCCCCTTGGTGAAGGACGGGGTAATGAAGATTAAGCTTCCCTTGCCGGGAAAGAAGGACTTGGCGAAGAAAGCGGGCCCGGAAGGATTAGCAAAAGGTGAggctgccccccctgcaAAGGGCGACCCCGCAGACGCAGCGAAAAATGAGAGCGACCCGAAGGacaacagcagcagcggaAGCAGCAGTAATAACGTCGCCAGCAAGACGGTTAAGCCACTTTTGAAGATAAAGGTAGaacccaaaaaggaaaacctaaacaagctttttaaaaagttgtcCCCCAAGACGCCCCTTGCATCTAAAGAGCAAGATGGCAAAGGTTCTGACGCCGCGACTGCTTTGGGAAAGAACGGCTTAAAGGACACCCCAGGGGGAACAAAGAAGTTGCCTCCACCCCCCCTTAGCAAGAAGACGGTCGTGAAAAAAGGGTCGATCGATTCGGATgctgcgaaaaaggaaaccccCAGTGAGAAGCAGACTGGGACGACCGCTCCAGCTGCTACGGTGAGTGCTCCCCCAGCAGATGTGAAGGCTACCCCCCCAAGTGATGCCCAGGCCGCCCCACCCAAAGCAGAGGCCGAACCCACGAACGTGGAAAAAcgtttggagaaaaaaatatcaattaAGAATAAGATGCTCGCCCTTTTGAAGATCAAGCCGGCGGACCCCTCggcaattttgaagaagccgCTCCCCAAGGCGGTGTCTGCAGCGCCCGCGGAGGTGGAATCAC AGTTCAGCACGGAGGGACCCGACCTGAAGAACCTCCTCGAGAAGGCAAAGAAAAACGCCATCTTCATagacaaaaataaagtgaaCGTGAAGTTAAGCAAGAAGGTGGAAGTCAAgcgggaaataaaaaagttcgTGCCGAAGCTCAAGAACTTCGAGTGA